The proteins below come from a single Arthrobacter sp. B1I2 genomic window:
- a CDS encoding MFS transporter, giving the protein MPTLGSKTSIANPARQPRVMTRKRWVIIWLAFIGLSINYLDRSSLSVALPFMGKDFELSATQQGLIFAAFFWAYDFFQLAAGWYVDKVGPRRSFSLAAVWWSVFTMVTAAASSFWSLFAARFLLGVGESPAPSTAAKVVATWFPVRERAFATSIWDSGSRVGAVIALPIVTLVVAFTSWHAVFIIIGVLGIIWAAVWWKYYRSPEEHTGANAAEVSYIQEGGARGAASDDEGAAKLPWRSLFKYRTILSMMFGFFCLNSAIYFFITFFPSYLVKERGFDLLKLGFFGAIPGICAVLFGWLGGYLADRAVRAGSPVSKVRKTAIAGGLAGGSVIMFAALVPEAWMALALLSVAYSSLTVAATGIWSLPADVAPSSRHVGSIGGLQNFASNLAGIFTPILIGVLVDQTGSFVAPLAVIGAISLIGAANYLFVIGKIEPLKVEAAA; this is encoded by the coding sequence ATGCCTACGCTCGGAAGTAAGACATCCATTGCCAACCCCGCCCGGCAGCCCCGCGTGATGACCCGCAAACGCTGGGTGATCATCTGGCTTGCCTTCATCGGCCTCAGCATCAACTACCTGGACCGTTCCAGCCTCAGCGTCGCCCTGCCGTTCATGGGCAAGGACTTTGAACTCAGCGCCACCCAGCAGGGGCTGATCTTCGCGGCCTTCTTCTGGGCCTACGACTTCTTCCAGCTCGCAGCCGGCTGGTACGTGGACAAGGTAGGCCCCCGCCGCTCGTTCTCGCTGGCCGCCGTCTGGTGGTCCGTTTTCACCATGGTCACCGCCGCAGCGTCCAGTTTCTGGTCCCTTTTCGCGGCCCGCTTCCTCCTGGGCGTGGGTGAGAGCCCGGCGCCCAGTACGGCAGCCAAGGTGGTGGCCACCTGGTTCCCGGTCAGGGAACGCGCCTTTGCCACCAGCATCTGGGACTCCGGCTCGCGCGTCGGGGCGGTCATCGCGCTGCCGATCGTCACCCTGGTTGTCGCCTTCACCTCCTGGCACGCAGTGTTCATCATCATCGGCGTCCTTGGCATCATCTGGGCTGCCGTCTGGTGGAAGTATTACCGCAGCCCCGAGGAGCACACCGGCGCCAACGCCGCCGAAGTCAGCTACATCCAGGAGGGCGGCGCCCGCGGCGCGGCAAGCGACGACGAAGGCGCAGCCAAACTCCCCTGGCGTTCGCTCTTCAAGTACCGCACCATCCTCAGCATGATGTTCGGCTTCTTCTGCTTGAACAGCGCCATTTACTTCTTCATCACGTTCTTCCCCAGCTACCTGGTCAAGGAACGCGGCTTCGACCTGCTCAAGCTGGGCTTCTTCGGCGCCATCCCCGGCATCTGCGCCGTGCTCTTCGGCTGGCTGGGCGGATACCTTGCCGACCGCGCCGTCCGCGCCGGCTCCCCGGTCAGCAAGGTCCGCAAGACCGCCATCGCGGGCGGCCTGGCGGGCGGCTCGGTCATCATGTTTGCCGCGCTGGTTCCGGAAGCCTGGATGGCACTGGCACTGCTGTCCGTCGCCTACTCCAGCCTCACCGTGGCAGCAACGGGCATCTGGTCGCTGCCAGCCGATGTGGCCCCCAGTTCACGCCACGTCGGCTCCATCGGCGGACTGCAGAACTTCGCCTCCAACCTGGCCGGCATCTTCACGCCCATCCTGATCGGTGTGCTGGTGGACCAGACCGGATCCTTCGTGGCGCCGCTGGCCGTCATCGGCGCAATCTCCCTGATTGGCGCAGCCAACTACCTGTTCGTCATTGGCAAAATCGAACCACTGAAGGTCGAGGCAGCCGCCTAG
- a CDS encoding hotdog fold thioesterase has protein sequence MAEATLSGATHPILENDYASEWMGIKVLAISDGHATIRMTLRQEMLNGFGMAHGGMIFAFGDTAFALACNPIHPAPGEETAITVASGVDINFLKPAFRGQVLTAVADRRSSAGRSGLYDIQIFAADAGTPDSGTQPGSPGELIAEFRGRSRTIPKK, from the coding sequence ATGGCTGAAGCAACACTTTCGGGGGCCACCCACCCCATCCTGGAAAACGACTATGCCTCCGAATGGATGGGAATCAAGGTCCTCGCCATCAGCGACGGCCACGCCACCATCCGGATGACACTCCGGCAGGAAATGCTCAACGGCTTCGGCATGGCCCACGGCGGAATGATCTTCGCGTTCGGGGACACCGCCTTCGCCCTCGCGTGCAACCCCATCCACCCCGCACCCGGCGAGGAAACCGCCATCACCGTTGCCTCCGGCGTCGACATCAACTTCCTCAAGCCCGCCTTCCGGGGCCAGGTGTTGACCGCCGTCGCCGACCGCCGCTCCAGTGCCGGGCGCAGCGGCCTGTACGACATCCAGATCTTTGCCGCCGACGCCGGTACGCCGGACTCCGGAACCCAGCCCGGTTCCCCGGGCGAGCTCATCGCCGAGTTCCGCGGACGCAGCCGCACCATTCCCAAGAAGTAG
- a CDS encoding acetate kinase — protein MLVLVINSGSSSLKYQVRDVAAGTVLTEGLIEKIGMGNGGGGDGEIEGPHDHAEALEQVDAAIHQELGDLELGAVGHRVVHGGERFAEPVLVDNEITRAIERLNPLAPLHNPANVLGIRAITKKWPKMPQVAVFDTAFHRTLPEHAWRYAVPDELYINHGIRRYGFHGTSHEYVARRSAALLDLPVEEFDGVIAHLGNGASVTAIRGGKSVDTSMGFTPLEGLVMGTRSGDLDPSILVFLGRAGWNPEDIDTMLNRESGLKGLAGNNDMRSVVEAAESGDDKATMALAVASYRLAKYIGGYHVAVGGAKALVFTAGIGENSQQFRAQVADRLGALGIELDAGLNAERSREPRVISTPSSAIPVLVVPTDEERAIAEATAAVVSSSVAP, from the coding sequence ATGCTCGTGCTCGTCATCAACTCCGGTTCGTCGTCGCTGAAGTACCAGGTCCGTGACGTGGCCGCCGGGACGGTCCTCACGGAGGGGCTGATCGAGAAGATCGGCATGGGCAACGGAGGTGGCGGCGATGGCGAGATCGAAGGCCCGCATGACCACGCCGAGGCGCTGGAGCAAGTGGACGCGGCCATCCACCAGGAACTGGGCGACCTTGAGCTGGGTGCCGTGGGGCACCGGGTGGTCCACGGCGGCGAGCGCTTCGCCGAACCCGTGCTGGTGGACAACGAGATCACCCGGGCCATTGAACGCCTCAACCCGCTGGCGCCGCTGCACAATCCCGCCAACGTCCTGGGCATCCGCGCCATCACCAAAAAGTGGCCCAAAATGCCACAGGTTGCCGTGTTCGATACCGCCTTCCACCGGACCCTGCCGGAGCACGCGTGGCGCTACGCCGTCCCGGACGAGTTGTACATCAACCACGGCATCCGCCGGTACGGCTTCCACGGCACCTCACACGAGTACGTGGCGCGGCGCTCGGCCGCGCTGCTGGACCTTCCCGTCGAGGAGTTCGACGGCGTCATCGCGCACCTGGGCAACGGCGCCTCCGTGACTGCCATCCGGGGCGGGAAGTCCGTGGACACGTCCATGGGCTTCACCCCGCTGGAGGGCCTGGTCATGGGCACCCGCTCCGGCGACCTGGACCCCTCCATCCTGGTGTTCCTTGGCCGCGCCGGCTGGAACCCCGAAGACATCGACACCATGCTCAACAGGGAATCCGGGCTGAAGGGCCTGGCCGGCAACAACGACATGCGCTCGGTGGTGGAAGCCGCCGAATCCGGCGACGACAAGGCCACGATGGCGCTCGCGGTGGCGTCCTACCGGCTGGCCAAATACATCGGCGGCTATCACGTGGCCGTCGGCGGGGCCAAGGCACTGGTGTTCACCGCCGGGATCGGCGAAAACTCCCAGCAGTTCCGGGCGCAGGTGGCGGACCGGCTGGGTGCTTTGGGCATCGAGCTCGACGCCGGCCTGAACGCCGAGCGGTCCAGGGAGCCGCGCGTCATTTCCACCCCGTCCTCCGCGATTCCCGTCCTGGTGGTTCCCACGGACGAGGAGCGCGCCATCGCGGAGGCAACGGCCGCCGTCGTCTCCTCATCGGTGGCCCCGTAG
- a CDS encoding GntR family transcriptional regulator produces the protein MPPRQPSEVPRGKAAVPDVYTAMRASILDGAIAPGTRINIDAVARSLGVSQTPVREVLQRLEGDNLVVYNPGRGYSTTPLLDLPELRSLFEFRLLVEPWAARAAAVDRLANPAAALERELAGFRDAMKRSEDLRQDLVAHDTRFHDAILAASGNPVVRHAFAQTHCHLHTFRLYPADVDGAITVAEHTAVREAIEACDPERAEAAMTTHIRNSFDRFAQAFEGELAPLEDGGPPRRRIVTG, from the coding sequence GTGCCCCCACGTCAACCATCCGAAGTTCCGCGCGGCAAGGCGGCCGTTCCCGACGTCTATACCGCCATGCGCGCCTCCATCCTGGACGGTGCGATTGCTCCCGGCACGCGCATCAACATTGATGCGGTGGCCCGCAGTCTGGGGGTCTCGCAGACGCCGGTCCGCGAGGTGCTCCAGCGGCTCGAGGGCGACAACCTGGTGGTGTACAACCCCGGACGCGGCTACAGCACCACTCCGCTCCTGGACCTGCCGGAACTGCGCTCGCTGTTCGAGTTCAGGCTCCTTGTGGAACCTTGGGCGGCGCGGGCGGCGGCGGTGGACCGCCTTGCAAATCCAGCCGCGGCGCTGGAAAGGGAGCTGGCGGGCTTCCGGGACGCCATGAAGCGCAGCGAGGACCTGCGGCAGGATCTGGTGGCCCACGACACCCGCTTTCACGACGCCATCCTGGCCGCCTCCGGAAACCCGGTGGTCCGCCATGCCTTTGCCCAGACGCACTGCCACCTGCACACCTTCAGGCTCTACCCTGCGGATGTGGACGGCGCCATCACGGTGGCTGAGCATACTGCCGTACGTGAGGCAATCGAGGCCTGCGATCCTGAGCGGGCCGAGGCAGCCATGACCACCCACATCCGCAACTCCTTCGACAGGTTTGCCCAGGCCTTCGAGGGTGAACTTGCTCCGCTGGAGGACGGCGGTCCGCCCCGAAGGCGGATTGTCACCGGCTAG
- a CDS encoding L-fuconate dehydratase, giving the protein MPSITSINTQDVRFPTSLELDGSDAVNVDPDYSAAYVVIRTDAGDEGHGFVFSCGRGNDILTSAIDAYARLLVGRDIDELIYDLGGASRLLVHDSQLRWLGPEKGVTQMACGALVSALWDIRARRENKPLWLLLAEMTPEELVSVVDFTHIRDALSPEEALEILRAGQEGKAQRIESLRNNGFPAYTTSPGWLGYSDEKLVRLSKEAAAEGFSMIKLKVGGDITDDRRRMALAREAVGALPIAIDANQRWEVSEAIEWVNQLAEFNPYWIEEPTSTDDILGHAEIRKGVTPVRVATGEAVASRIVFKQLLQAGAIDVLQLDSTRVAGVNENIAILLLAAKFGVPVCPHAGGVGLCELVQHFSFFDYAVVARSQENRMIEFVDHLHEHFAEPVRIIEGRYAAPELPGTGAEMLTASRARWEFPTGAGWQEVGDRAAVTGGSLAAAAGARR; this is encoded by the coding sequence ATGCCTTCCATCACGTCCATCAACACCCAGGACGTACGTTTCCCCACGTCCCTCGAACTTGACGGTTCAGATGCGGTCAACGTCGACCCTGATTACTCCGCCGCCTATGTGGTCATCCGCACCGATGCGGGCGATGAGGGGCACGGCTTCGTCTTCAGCTGCGGCCGCGGCAACGACATCCTGACATCCGCGATTGACGCCTACGCACGGCTGCTGGTGGGCCGCGACATCGACGAACTGATCTACGACCTGGGCGGCGCGTCCAGGCTCCTGGTCCACGACTCCCAGCTCCGCTGGCTGGGACCTGAAAAGGGCGTGACCCAGATGGCCTGCGGCGCCCTGGTCAGTGCCCTGTGGGACATCCGTGCCCGCCGCGAAAACAAGCCGCTCTGGCTCCTCCTTGCCGAGATGACGCCCGAGGAACTGGTGAGCGTTGTGGACTTTACCCACATCCGCGATGCCCTCAGCCCCGAGGAAGCCCTTGAGATCCTCCGCGCCGGCCAGGAAGGCAAGGCCCAGCGCATCGAGTCGCTCAGAAACAACGGCTTCCCCGCCTACACAACCTCCCCGGGCTGGCTCGGCTACAGCGACGAGAAACTGGTCCGGCTGAGCAAGGAGGCGGCGGCGGAGGGCTTCTCCATGATCAAACTCAAAGTGGGCGGCGACATCACCGACGACCGCAGGCGCATGGCCCTGGCCCGTGAAGCGGTAGGGGCGCTGCCCATCGCGATTGACGCCAACCAGCGCTGGGAAGTGTCCGAAGCCATTGAGTGGGTCAACCAGCTGGCCGAGTTCAACCCCTACTGGATCGAAGAGCCCACCAGCACGGACGACATCCTGGGCCATGCCGAGATCCGCAAGGGCGTCACCCCGGTGCGGGTTGCCACCGGAGAGGCCGTGGCGAGCCGGATCGTCTTCAAGCAGCTGCTCCAGGCCGGCGCCATCGACGTCCTGCAGCTCGACTCCACCCGCGTGGCCGGGGTCAACGAGAACATCGCCATCCTGCTGCTGGCAGCGAAATTCGGGGTTCCCGTCTGCCCGCACGCCGGGGGAGTGGGCTTGTGTGAGCTGGTCCAGCACTTCTCCTTCTTCGATTACGCCGTGGTGGCCCGCAGCCAGGAAAACCGCATGATCGAATTCGTGGACCACCTGCATGAGCACTTCGCGGAACCCGTCCGGATCATCGAGGGCCGCTATGCGGCCCCGGAATTGCCCGGTACGGGAGCCGAGATGCTCACCGCCTCCCGTGCCCGCTGGGAATTCCCCACCGGCGCAGGTTGGCAGGAAGTGGGCGACCGCGCCGCCGTCACCGGCGGCTCACTGGCCGCGGCAGCGGGAGCCCGCCGATGA
- a CDS encoding aldehyde dehydrogenase (NADP(+)), which translates to MTTAEVTAVLAAPSTVAQLDAAVGAAHHAFEQARLADPHRRAGWLEAIAAGLEQDAAGLVATAVAETHLGAPRLEGELKRTVFQLRLFAAEIRLGEHFDATIDNADPDWPMGARPDLRRYNVPLGVVGVFGASNFPFAFSVMGGDSASALAAGCAVVHKAHDAHAGLAARTARTVIEALDGAGAPSGLFSMVTGRQAGEALVDHPQVKAIGFTGSTAGGRALLNRIAARPEPIPFFGELGGINAVFVTGRAWASRRAEILAGYASSFTLGMGQFCTKPGLLFVPAGQAGGVRRELERALADFTPARLLSPRLHDGYAAAVTRLRDSDGVDVLVEGNFAGAPAPTVLLTTAAEVRKNPDLLRQEMFGPASLLVEYGDESELPALAGLLEGQLTTTLQAEADDDVAALAARLADISGRVLWNGWPTGVTVSYAQHHGGPYPATTSNTTSVGTAAIRRFLRPVAYQSFPAARLPEPLQDGNPWQVPQRVDGVWQRPSDAPAVAVAAREDKP; encoded by the coding sequence ATGACCACGGCGGAAGTAACGGCCGTCCTCGCCGCCCCCAGCACCGTGGCGCAGCTCGATGCCGCAGTGGGGGCGGCACACCATGCCTTTGAGCAGGCCCGGTTGGCGGACCCGCACCGGCGCGCGGGCTGGCTTGAAGCCATTGCCGCCGGCCTGGAGCAGGACGCTGCGGGACTGGTGGCCACCGCCGTCGCGGAAACACACCTTGGGGCTCCCCGGCTGGAAGGGGAACTGAAGCGCACGGTGTTCCAGTTGCGGCTCTTCGCAGCAGAAATCCGCCTCGGTGAGCACTTTGACGCCACCATCGACAATGCCGACCCGGACTGGCCCATGGGCGCGCGCCCGGACCTTCGGCGCTACAACGTTCCGCTCGGCGTCGTTGGCGTTTTCGGCGCCTCCAACTTCCCCTTTGCCTTCAGCGTGATGGGCGGGGACAGCGCCTCGGCCCTGGCGGCGGGCTGCGCCGTGGTCCACAAGGCACACGACGCGCACGCAGGGCTCGCTGCCCGGACCGCGCGAACGGTGATTGAAGCGCTGGATGGTGCCGGAGCGCCGTCGGGCCTGTTCTCCATGGTGACCGGGCGGCAGGCCGGCGAGGCACTGGTGGACCATCCCCAGGTGAAGGCCATCGGTTTCACCGGCTCCACCGCCGGCGGACGCGCCCTGCTCAACCGGATCGCCGCCCGCCCCGAACCCATTCCGTTCTTCGGCGAGCTGGGTGGCATCAATGCCGTCTTCGTCACGGGCAGGGCGTGGGCATCCCGGCGGGCGGAAATCCTTGCCGGCTACGCCTCCTCGTTCACCTTGGGAATGGGCCAGTTCTGCACCAAACCCGGGCTGCTGTTCGTCCCCGCAGGACAGGCCGGCGGCGTCCGCCGCGAGCTGGAACGGGCGCTGGCCGATTTCACACCGGCCCGGCTGCTGAGCCCCCGCCTGCACGACGGTTACGCCGCTGCCGTCACCCGGCTCCGCGACAGCGACGGCGTCGACGTTCTGGTGGAAGGCAACTTTGCCGGGGCGCCGGCCCCGACGGTCCTGCTCACCACCGCAGCTGAGGTCCGGAAGAACCCGGACCTGCTCCGCCAGGAGATGTTCGGCCCGGCAAGCCTGTTGGTCGAGTACGGGGACGAATCCGAGTTGCCGGCCCTGGCAGGACTCCTGGAAGGGCAGCTGACCACCACCCTGCAGGCGGAAGCGGACGACGACGTCGCCGCGCTCGCTGCCCGGCTGGCGGACATCAGCGGCCGGGTCCTGTGGAACGGCTGGCCCACCGGCGTCACCGTCAGCTATGCCCAGCACCACGGCGGGCCATACCCGGCCACCACCTCAAACACCACCTCGGTAGGGACGGCGGCGATCCGCCGGTTCCTGCGGCCGGTGGCGTACCAGTCTTTCCCCGCGGCTCGGCTGCCCGAACCCCTGCAGGACGGCAATCCCTGGCAGGTTCCGCAAAGGGTCGACGGCGTCTGGCAGCGCCCGTCCGACGCGCCGGCAGTGGCCGTGGCCGCCCGGGAGGACAAGCCGTGA
- a CDS encoding GNAT family N-acetyltransferase: MPLVNLPIHTERLILRRFEGSDLDTFHAYHSLPETARFLPGPAKSYTESMERVGHYANFVFEKEGDWVALAIESAADGALQGEVVLKWLPGRGQGEVGWSLAPAARGKGYATEAAEAMLRLGFEELGMHRIEARLDELNTASAELCRRLGMRQEARHVDKWHYKGEWATELIYAILADEWRVGRSLKRLNP, encoded by the coding sequence ATGCCCCTCGTCAACCTGCCCATCCATACGGAGCGGCTGATCCTGCGCCGCTTTGAGGGCAGCGACCTGGACACCTTCCACGCCTACCACTCGTTGCCGGAGACCGCGCGGTTCCTGCCCGGCCCGGCCAAGAGCTACACCGAGTCGATGGAACGGGTGGGCCACTACGCCAACTTCGTGTTCGAAAAGGAGGGCGACTGGGTGGCATTGGCCATCGAGTCGGCGGCGGACGGCGCGCTGCAGGGCGAAGTGGTGCTCAAGTGGCTGCCGGGCCGGGGGCAGGGCGAGGTGGGCTGGAGCCTGGCGCCGGCCGCCAGGGGCAAGGGCTACGCCACCGAGGCGGCGGAGGCAATGCTGCGGCTCGGGTTCGAGGAGCTGGGCATGCACCGGATCGAGGCGCGCCTGGACGAGCTCAACACCGCGTCCGCGGAACTGTGCCGCCGCCTGGGGATGCGGCAGGAAGCGCGGCACGTGGACAAGTGGCATTACAAAGGCGAATGGGCCACCGAGCTCATCTACGCCATCCTTGCCGACGAATGGCGCGTCGGCCGGTCCCTGAAGCGCCTGAATCCTTGA
- a CDS encoding S1C family serine protease: MSQAGIPQRSRCLRTAVGGGALAAALALSGCTGTPSPPAPSGTSSSQAPSSAATSTPGPAASGSSAPAAGSDSGNAGGNLPQLVENLSPSVVTIFTEGGLGSGVVYSADGLILTNEHVIRGATTVEVGFADGQRVEGTVKASDAVTDLALVQAKRTGLPKPTYQSNLPKVGEGALVLGSPLGFENTATAGIISGLHRSIPGSASNSLSLVDLIQTDAPISPGNSGGAVINMRGEVIGISEAYIPPSSGAVSLGFAIPAATAVDVAEELLANGTAKHAYLGLTPGELTAQIADQLGIREGAGVVVLAADRDGPAGRAGIRPGDVLESMEGVQLTTPEKLLAELRQRNPGDTVGFKVTRGDQSLDIKVDLTDRPANTTTR; this comes from the coding sequence ATGAGCCAGGCCGGCATTCCGCAGCGTTCACGTTGCCTCCGGACGGCGGTGGGGGGCGGCGCCCTGGCGGCCGCGCTGGCACTCAGCGGCTGCACCGGCACGCCAAGCCCCCCGGCCCCCAGCGGTACCTCCTCAAGCCAGGCGCCGTCGTCGGCCGCCACCTCCACGCCGGGGCCGGCCGCATCCGGTTCCTCCGCGCCCGCAGCAGGCTCCGACTCCGGGAATGCCGGCGGGAACCTGCCGCAGCTCGTGGAGAACCTGTCGCCGTCGGTCGTCACCATTTTCACCGAGGGCGGCCTGGGCAGCGGTGTGGTGTACTCGGCGGACGGGCTGATCCTGACCAACGAGCACGTAATCCGCGGCGCCACCACCGTTGAGGTGGGGTTCGCCGACGGGCAGCGCGTGGAAGGGACGGTGAAGGCCAGTGACGCGGTGACGGACCTCGCGCTGGTGCAGGCCAAGCGCACCGGCCTGCCGAAGCCCACCTACCAGAGCAACCTGCCCAAGGTTGGCGAAGGCGCCCTGGTCCTGGGCTCCCCCCTTGGCTTTGAAAACACCGCCACAGCCGGCATCATCTCCGGGCTCCACCGCTCCATCCCCGGCTCCGCGTCCAACAGCCTTTCCCTGGTGGACCTCATCCAGACGGACGCGCCCATCAGCCCCGGCAACTCCGGCGGTGCCGTGATCAATATGCGCGGCGAGGTCATCGGCATCAGCGAGGCCTACATCCCGCCGTCGTCCGGGGCAGTGTCCCTGGGCTTCGCCATTCCCGCCGCCACCGCCGTCGACGTCGCCGAAGAGCTGCTGGCCAACGGAACGGCCAAACACGCGTACCTGGGCCTGACACCGGGCGAGCTGACGGCGCAGATCGCCGACCAGCTGGGCATCCGGGAAGGGGCCGGAGTGGTGGTGCTCGCCGCGGACAGGGACGGCCCGGCCGGGCGCGCGGGGATCCGTCCCGGCGACGTCCTGGAGTCCATGGAGGGTGTGCAGCTCACCACCCCAGAGAAGCTCCTGGCGGAACTGCGCCAGCGAAACCCCGGCGACACCGTAGGCTTCAAGGTCACGCGCGGCGATCAAAGTTTGGATATCAAGGTGGACCTCACCGACCGGCCCGCCAACACAAC
- a CDS encoding fumarylacetoacetate hydrolase family protein, translating to MNSEEVQAVLPEDADQALLIGRVWDVESCGPRVVAVSGGRVFDLHRLAGTVADLLELPDPAAAVRSALLDPAMAEPRWETADVVNASLAGDGTRTRLLAPVDLQVIKACGVTFVDSMIERVIEERCGGDAGRAAEVRELVGRALGGSISALRPGSPEAAEAKRVLISEGLWSQYLEVGIGPDPEVFTKAPVLSSVGLGAGIGIPSFSSWNNPEPELVLIATSAGKVVGATLGNDVNLRDVEGRSALLLGKAKDNNASSALGPLIRLFDGTFTLETLRDEEILLRVEGPDGYLLEGRNSVSRISRPFEELVAATHGKHHQYPDGFALFTGTLFAPTQDRDVPGQGFTHKHGDLVTIRSRHLGALVNRVGPCEELPEWSFGLRQLFAYLAAQRQGARA from the coding sequence TTGAATTCTGAAGAAGTCCAAGCCGTCCTGCCCGAGGACGCGGACCAGGCACTGCTGATCGGGCGGGTCTGGGATGTTGAGAGCTGCGGCCCGCGCGTTGTCGCCGTCAGCGGTGGCCGGGTGTTTGACCTGCACCGCCTGGCCGGGACGGTCGCGGATCTGCTGGAGCTGCCGGACCCGGCAGCGGCCGTCCGCTCAGCCCTCCTGGACCCCGCCATGGCGGAACCGCGGTGGGAGACGGCCGACGTCGTCAACGCTTCCCTGGCGGGTGATGGCACCCGGACCAGGTTGCTGGCCCCCGTGGACCTCCAGGTCATCAAGGCCTGCGGCGTCACGTTCGTGGACAGCATGATCGAGCGCGTCATCGAGGAGCGCTGTGGGGGCGACGCCGGACGCGCAGCTGAGGTGCGGGAACTGGTGGGCCGCGCCCTGGGCGGAAGTATTTCCGCCCTGCGGCCGGGATCGCCGGAAGCCGCCGAAGCCAAACGCGTCCTGATCTCCGAAGGCCTGTGGTCGCAGTACCTGGAGGTGGGGATCGGCCCGGATCCAGAGGTGTTCACCAAGGCCCCGGTCCTTTCATCGGTGGGACTCGGCGCCGGCATCGGCATCCCGTCCTTCTCTTCCTGGAACAACCCGGAGCCGGAGCTGGTCCTGATCGCCACCTCCGCCGGCAAAGTGGTGGGTGCGACCCTCGGCAACGACGTGAACCTGCGTGATGTTGAAGGCAGGAGCGCGCTGCTGCTGGGCAAGGCCAAGGACAACAACGCCTCCAGCGCGCTGGGACCGTTGATCCGGCTGTTCGACGGAACATTCACCCTGGAAACGCTGCGCGATGAGGAAATCCTGCTGCGGGTCGAAGGCCCGGACGGCTACCTTCTGGAGGGCCGGAACAGCGTTTCCCGGATCAGCAGGCCCTTCGAGGAGCTTGTGGCCGCGACCCACGGAAAGCACCATCAGTACCCGGACGGGTTCGCGCTGTTCACAGGGACCCTGTTCGCCCCGACGCAGGACCGCGACGTGCCGGGACAGGGCTTCACGCACAAACACGGCGATCTGGTGACCATCCGCAGCCGGCACCTTGGTGCCCTGGTGAACAGGGTGGGCCCGTGCGAAGAACTGCCGGAATGGTCGTTCGGCCTCCGCCAGCTGTTCGCGTACCTGGCCGCGCAGCGGCAGGGGGCGCGGGCTTAG
- a CDS encoding TetR/AcrR family transcriptional regulator, translating to MPSASKTASTTETPSTAGNGTAKRGRPGYDQQSVLRIAVDVFNRHGYDATSMGILAENLGISKSAIYHHVPSKGDLLKLALDHALGGLEAILEQPEATSGAADARLEFVLRQTVAVLVDRLPFVTLLLRLRGNTEIERDALERRRAFDHKVAGLISAARDEGSLRADIDPRTVSRLLFGMINSIVEWYKPGGPLSPQRLADDVISMAFEGLHANT from the coding sequence ATGCCCAGCGCCAGCAAAACTGCCAGCACCACCGAAACCCCCAGCACCGCCGGTAATGGCACCGCCAAGCGGGGCCGCCCCGGCTACGACCAGCAGTCGGTGCTCCGCATCGCCGTGGACGTCTTCAACCGGCACGGCTATGACGCCACCTCCATGGGCATCCTGGCCGAGAACCTGGGCATCTCCAAGTCCGCGATCTACCACCACGTGCCGTCCAAGGGCGACCTCCTCAAGCTCGCCCTGGACCACGCGCTCGGCGGCCTTGAAGCCATCCTGGAGCAGCCCGAGGCAACCTCGGGAGCCGCTGATGCCCGGCTCGAGTTCGTGCTGCGGCAAACGGTGGCCGTGCTGGTGGACCGCCTCCCCTTTGTCACCCTGCTGCTGCGCCTGCGCGGCAATACCGAGATCGAACGGGACGCCCTGGAACGGCGCCGTGCGTTCGACCACAAGGTGGCAGGCCTTATTTCCGCGGCCCGGGACGAGGGCTCGCTCCGGGCGGACATTGACCCCCGCACCGTGTCGCGGTTGCTATTCGGCATGATCAACTCCATCGTGGAGTGGTACAAACCGGGCGGCCCCCTCTCCCCGCAGCGGCTGGCCGACGACGTCATCAGCATGGCATTCGAAGGGCTGCACGCAAACACGTAG